DNA sequence from the Thunnus albacares chromosome 22, fThuAlb1.1, whole genome shotgun sequence genome:
GAAAACTGTCAAATGTTTGCAATAATATGAACAGATACAACAGTTAAAAGTTGTCACAAACCCTCGTACCTTGCTTTTATTCTCTGCAGAAGTGGTACTTGTAGTTTTTTCTGGATCTCTGGCTGCTCTGCTCCTGGTGGTAGCGGCGCTCTCAGTAGTTGAGACGTCTTTTGAAGCCTGTTCAGGAGTCTGTTTGGAGTCTGTCGGAGCGATTCTCGATGAAGTTCTGGTTGGAgttttagcagcagcagcagtttcctGTTGACTTGTGACTCTGCTGGGAGTATTTCTGCCGGCAGCCGCTCTACTGTCGGGCCTCGTAGGGGCAGTTTTACTGGGACTTGATTGAGCCGGGGAAGATTTAACAGGTGTGGTTTTATTAGCAGGAGGTGATTTAGTGGGGGACGTTTTACTGGCAACGGTTTTTGAGCGAGTTTGTGTGGCTGTTTTGGATGGAAACTGAGGAGACAACAGAACAACGGAGGTTAATTACAACCAAAAATTACTGTATCGTTTTGAATATAAGACTGTTTAATCTGGACGTTATATTTCAAAAAGTCATCAGACAATAACATCtgagcattaatgttgctagacTAGCGAAACTGCTTCCAGTCTGTTTACAGTGATTCTGttggagtcagtcagcactaaaagtgtttggttagcTCATCTAAATGGAAACTGATTGGTTATTAGAGGCTGAGAGACACTGACTTTACGTTTCATCCCGACTCCCGGTGTGTTCTGGATCTCCCACATGCCCTCGTCGAAGCCTCTGATGCGAACGCCGCTGCCGTACTTCTTCTTGTTGCCGGCGAAGGGAACGACGTTCTCCGGAGGGAGGTTACCGCTGAGGACGGAggacagaacaaaaacacattttaaaatcaatctaTGAAGTCCATACTCTacagaggaagtgatgtcactgctgaCCGGCGTGTACGTACATCTGATGGGTCCCGAAAAAGAAGACCGGGATTCGCTTCTTGTATCCGTCCTCCGACTTACAGATCTGAGTGAACACATGTGATTATTACACATCAGCACAAAATAACGTGTCCACTTATTGACAGgatgaatatatgtgtgtgtgtgtgtgtgtgtgtgtgtgtgtgcgtactcTGGCGGGCCAGTGAGGGAAGCCCTTCATCTTGGCGAACACCAGGTCTCCTGATTTGAAGCCGTCAAAATTTCGTGGCATCCTGCTGCGTCAGAGCTCGGTCACACGGAGGGAACTGAACCGACAACCTCCGCACAGGTCAGCCTGCGaagaaaacagagcagaagaagaattTCGCCTTTCGCCTTCTCGAACATGAACTTTACATCATTATTCTGACAACATGACTTGGTTTTCATTTACAGAAACGTTACAGGACCTTGTGCCGTGTTTATCCTAACAAAAGAGGCTCAAGATTAcagactgtgttaaaaacaatcTCTCACCCAGAGACAAAGTTAACAGCTGTCTCGGTGAACAATGATGCCCGACGTACAAACATCTGGATGTGACTAAACTGTTCACCAGAAGCTGAGCATCGTCTTCAGGATCGCCGCTATAAATTACCTTTTGCTCTGTGAATATTTGATTCATGAACAAGTTCGATGCCAAGAAGATAACGTCAGGATTTATGGACCCAGAACTGTGTTGACAGGTGCCATAATTTCATAGAAACATTAACTGAATTCATGAAACAAAactgcatgagtgattatactgaacactttcaaaatgtaccattaaaattgaattaaaaaggTCAGTTTTGTCTGCTGCTTGTTCAAACATtatcctttttaaaataaagactttacacacaaacttatAACATGTAGCTTCAGTAAATTATGACTTAATATGCTTTGACAGACAGGTTCACAgtgtttcaagtgtgtcttaaaacaacagtcaggagcccaaatgaacttGAAgcatgtttttcctgctgtaatcattcctcctgttcatattgactttaaataaaatgtatttaaagtttatcttgaagctaatatgaagcttcagcgtccaaatgagtcaaatcaagtagatatctttcaacgttacagtctttttagtgctaaagtccCTCTtcttgttactatacttccacctgcagctcaacagggaaacactgtccgaggaaacacaaagacgtcagatgtgtcagatatccacttgatatgactaactcagactgctgaagctgaatagaagcttcacagagacttttaaatgcatttgtaTCTCCTATTTATCTTTTAATGTCCAGTAcgaacaggagggatgattacagggaggaaaacctctttcactatTCATATAGACACCtggctgttttaagacactctTGTATTAACTGTGGACCTGTCCTTCAATAGAGAGACTGATTATTTTATCTTGCTGCTGTTTGTCGTCATGCTGATTGGACCAAACAGTAACGTTGCGTTGTCTCAATTAAGTACACAATCAAAACTAAAGGTAGAAATAGCTCTTTCACTTCGGTTTCCATAAATTAAACAGTCTGTAACGTTAAGTGTTGCATCACCAGTTGTGAAACCGACACAGAAGCTCAGCAGTTTCGCTTTTAGCAGCATGTTCACTCATTGTTTACAAATACAGACATGTTAGCACAGATGCTAACCTCAGCTAACTGGCAGGCAGCTCTGACAGAGGGATTAAAATCTGAGTTCGGTTTTATTCCGCTTGTATTTAACAGTTTATCAGCTCACTTTACCTAACGGTAACCGGACGACGATCTCCTGGAAATGTACCTAAACGTCTCGGTGTTTCCTCGGTACGGGAGGCTTCTGGTTACTAAGCTACGTCGCCATGTTTGCCGCTATGCTCATAGACATATATGGCCATGCTCGTGTCACGTGATATTCGATGGTTTCCCGCCGGCTGTTGGAGCGTACCAACCAGCTTCGACTGTACCATCTTGGAGGGGAGGAATATGAGCCTGAgctgtacattttttaaaagttcattAAACCTTCATTTTTGTACGCAAATAAACCATAATTTTCACGACTCTATATTTTCGAGGCATACTAAAGTCTTTTAAAGACTGGACATCCAAGCAGCTTTTAAACCTGAACTGGAATCAAGTCTAAAGTTAAAGTAAGTTTGTCTTcaactgtgaaaataaattaaataacgTTAGCTTTTCTTCAAGACTAGAGTTCAAAAACGTCAATGTCAAGACAaactcttaaaacaaatttgttCCCCAGCGGTACTTTGAagtcatagactgtatataaatatatctttatatacagtctatgtttggagctagtttcaaatatatgacatttaaatttcatactaaatgaaaaagaaagggaGTCATTGGCTGctaacaaagacagaaaacactttaaaaaaaaaaaaaaaaaaatctaaaaacaatacagcatgtttttaaaaatgatgatcaGTAAtgtaaacctgcagtgtggaacttttacataaatgaacgtctgttacattcaagccctcgCCCATGTGAGTTCACATGCTGATTAAACCTATCActgccaggtaaatctctctgtatttcacagtatacagagtttttaaatctcatgtcagtGGCGACATTCCTGTGCTGGCCGTTTGAATGTGCACCAGAGATTTCCTCTGGCCAAGcggctaacttccggttagctctctgctaacttgaatggggataaaatagCTTAATCGTGgggctcttctagactttccaaatgttatcagaccaaatggatcaaattctgatagtgaaaggAGTCATTTCGAGGAGATTGTGCGaggctcaaaacaatttatccactgttttaaagctgcaacagttGCGATGGAGTAGGCTACGGTGGAACCTATGACGTAAGcatgtgtcaacagtgtttttgtaattactctcactgccagaagggggaggCAAAAGTCCAGCACCACAAATTTAAACTAAGCTTCATGTTTCATAGTATAAGCTAAAACATGATATGGTACTCAAAATTTCTTCACCCCACTTCACATTTTAGGACTATAAAGtgttaaatataattaaatggATTTGGcacagttaagaaaaaaaaaaacagtttagtgtcagtgaaataaatttaatacaaatatttttcaacaAATGTATCAAAAAATTATTAGCTATAGTTAACAGGCTAATTCaagtctttctctctgcctgttAGCATTTCATAGGGCTGGGTATCATTACAAACTTGTGATACAACTGCTGATACAACATGTTCCTCTACTGATACCAAAATGATACCTTTAATTGATACCTCACTtggaaaatcatattttctagtaaaaaaaaaaaaataaaataaatgttttcacattaatcaaAAGAATTAAAAGTTCTAAAACTTtcctaaataaaatacagtcaaaTATTGCcagttttttaatttaaatcaggaactatCTTATGAAAGAATAAGTAGACAAGATAACGGATCTGACAAGGTGTTCATTGCCAGCTTTCGGTACTTGACAATGATACTGTGGGACACACTTTGATCAGTGCCAAAAAAGCATGAACATTTGATACCCAGCCCAACCATTACATAGTTattatttcctgtttattttaatgtatgatCATTTTCTTATATTTGACTTAACAGTCATAAATATTTCGGAAGCAGAGTTTGCACTCTTCTGGGACATTCACCGTTTATCCCAccatatatttttgtctttaaccTCACATTCGCATTTGTAAACACAGTCACCGTTGGTGGCTTGTTTCTAGTTCAAAGTCTCTAAAATGAGACGCCAACAGTGCAGAGATCAGAGGTTCAGTGTCATCCATGCAGACGTTCATACTCCAGACATTGTGAGGCACTTTGGCTGTAATCCTCCATCAAACAAACTGTCCAAAGGCACAGCAACAACTCATCTCAAACATGAAGCAACATGAAATTGCTTTTTAGTCGCTgccactgtcactgtcactgtcgtcctcttcctcctcttcttcttcttctcctccttcctcctttttctcagtttcatcTACAAGTCCTGCGAAGAAGTCATTGTCTCCGTGGGCTTTCTTGGTGAGAGACTTCATTCGTCcgtctttcttcttcctcttgcgGTATTCGTTGACAGTTGCATTGGGTAAACTGGAAATGTCCCAGAACTTGATAAGCTGGTCATGGCCGCAGCTGGCCAGGAAGCGAGAGTCCCAGGACTTGGCGAGCTCTTCGATGGGTTCGCCAACGTGCTGCCCAATGCATCCAATGACCCGGTTAGGAAGGAGGTTGATGGCTCTGATGGAGGACAGACAGAACTTTACTATCACAATAATACATGTTAGTAACTCGCCAGATTGTGAGAAACTAATAAACTAAGGATCAAGCCGGCAGGGACAAGAGAAACAAGCAAATACCAGAGTGGATGTAACCTCTATTGGTTTGTCGACCAGAGACGAATTTCTCTGTAATTTAGGCTTTGGAAGGCAGGAGTTTTGGACCTTTTTGTCGGTAAACTTTCAAAAACCCAACTCACCGAATGTACCCGTCCATGGAGGCAGTGCACATGATGTTGTCGGTGATGGGGAGGATGCAGTCCACCGACTCGGCCTTGACGGCGAAGCGGTCGCTTGTGGCTCCGAAGCCGTTCCAGTTGAAGATGTAGATGGTGCCCTCGCTGGAGCCGCAAACCACCTTCTTCCCCCGCTTCATCAGCGCCACTGACGTCAGATCGCCACTCTGGAACTCCGACAGCAGCTCGAACCGCCGCCTCTTGATGTTGAAGACGCCCATGGTACCGTCGCCACTGCATCAGATTACAGCAGATCAATTTAGAGCTCAGATTTAAGAAGACCATTGAAGAAAACTCTACTTTTTGGTGCGTTCAAAGACGCTCTGATATGTAAGGTTTGAGACGCTAcgatacaaacaaacactgaatgtCGTCAAAATTATCATGTGaatttcagcttgttgtttGGCAGCCAATACTGAAATCCATTGTTGAAGTGACAGCTCCTACTTACAACTCACATGTTTTCTGTGACGGATAACAAATTTAAACTTTCAGGTCTCTCCTCATTGATTTTCAAAGTGACTTGAGATTTAATAGAAAACAACGGCAGCCTCAGAGGAAGGAAATCATTCTAAAACCTGatgcacatgtgtgtttaatgggatataaaatgaaaaaaacactgttatGGTCCTCTAACTGCAAACAGCAGAGAATCCTGTTACTTAATAGTAATGATCCAATGGTCACATTACCTGGCAGTGAGTAGGATCCTCTTGGCCTGGTCCACAGCGATGTCACTGATGTAATCCTCATGATGTTTCAGATCCATGACGGCCGTCCCTTTCCTCATGTCCCACACCTTcagaaacaaagtaaaaaacaaagacagttaTTATCTTGAGGATGGAAAAGATGCAAAACAAAAGTCACTGCGACCACTTTGATGTCAATGTCTACAATTACGGCTGGGAGATAATTAAATATATACTGACTTCTGGCAGAACTGTAAAACCGCCGTCCCTGAGGTGAGCATATCTGACCCCTCCCACCCTGATCTATCAAGACCAAAACCTCACACCACAAGAGGTTTCTTCCTGACTGCAGCCTCATCAACAAGGCAACATGCACTCTGTCCAACAGATACTACATGTTATATTAATGTAAAATCTATAGTCTTATATTTTCACATCTGTgcttttttcactaacatggcgTGTTACATTAACGcaacttgtattattattattaatcacaccctccaaaatgtttttgtgattattgcagccaaaaatacttgattttgcagcagcttttcttaAAAACTGCAATACAATTTGCAGTGTTCTATGTGCTCTTTCTTTCTTGAATTGGTGTTAATTATTGCGATCACAAAATAGCAATTTCCTGGAGGAACTGATAAACTGCAAAAAATTTAAACCAGTAGCAGCTCTTCTCTTCTCACTTAGAATATGTTTTACATACTTTTATCGTAAATTTCATTCTCTTTTATACATTATTAATGATTACTTGatcttgtgtatatttttgactgttgtaCAACATAACAACAAGGTAAGTTCCTTGTATGTGgaaacctacttggcaataaacctgattctaaTGACCATCAAGTACCCAGTCTGAACCATTGAAAGACCAGTTTGGACCATTAAAACACAGACTGAAccagtttaaaacatttaaagaccAATCTGGACCAGTTTGAACCATTAGTTTGGGCCATTAAAAGATCACACTGGAACATTTTGAACCATTAAAAGACCAAATTGGACCAGTTTCAACCATATTGGGTCAATGTgaaccattaaaaaaacagattggCCCAGTCTGAACCATTAAAGACCAGTTTGGACCATTAATAGACCAGATTGGACCAGTCTGAACTATCAGCTGGTTCCAGTTGGATGTTTTACTAAGACCAGCTTTTGGACCCTCTTTGGTACTCTCTGTTCGGACCTTCAGGGTGCCTCCGTCGTCTCCGGTCGCCAGGATGTTCTGGTCCACCAGCAGCAGGCTGTTGATGGGGGCTCCGTGCGCCCCGCGGATCCTGGTGACCAGCTGTCCGCGCTCCACGTCCAGCAGGTGGACGGCCTTGTCCCGGGAGACGCTGTACAGCTGCAGTCCGTCTGCAGAGAAGCGCACCTGGCGGCAGGACTTCATGTGGTGTCCGGACGACCACAGTTCCCGGTTCTCACCCTCCGTGCAGGAGTAGGAGAAGGCGTACACATCCCCGTCCACGTCCCCGCACACCAGCATGTCCCTGCTCGGATGCAGAGCCACCGTGTTGGCGATCGCCTCCAGCTGGATGTCCTGCGGGGTTTCTCGGATCTTCGGCCCGGCCGGCTCGCCTCCGTCCTCGTCTTCGTCCTCATCTGGGTCCGTGTCTGGGTCTCTGCTGGTTTCTGGAGCGTCTGTCTTGTCCATTTCTGGAGGATCTGCGACTATGGACGCGGGTTCAACATGTTCTGCGGGGGCTGCCATGatgttgtctttctttcttcctctacGCTGAAATGCGGCAGCGCTCCTGGTTAAAACCGGTCATACTGCCCCCTGCTGTACTGTACAAACCAGACAGCCACACAATGACAATACAATCCTCTCTATACATTACAGacgtttaaaaaaataaattaacagaaaatgaaataaattaagatgTAACAAAAGAATAGAGCCACACTCCCATCTCACTTTCAGTCATGTGAGACGAGAGATTCTCCATGTAGTTGATAAGAGGTTGCCATAGTTTGTATATAGGCTATAAAAATCTTACTCCTTAATGAGTAGGTTATCTCCTCCAGAGGTGCAACAGGGGCCACAGTCCAGCTGGCAGTGAGATATCTGACCTCCATTTCATTGCAACACATTTTTTGGCAATGACAAGTAGGATTTCTGTAATCCTGATGGAATGACTGTAAGATCAGAATTTGAGAGGCTGCCCAAAAGGCATATCTCAGGATCCATTGGGAAAGCAACTCCATGAACTGTGGATAAAACATCACAGATCATCTGCCAAAAACCTTGTAGTTTACTTTACTACACTGCCAAGTGGAATGAAACAGTGCTCTGTACTAGaccacatctggaacaaagGGGTGAAAGATTGGGGTTAAATCAATGTAGCttaataacaacaaataaatacattgttaCTAATCTATGTCATTATTGTTATAATAACCATCACCGTCATTAACATTAAGTGAGCTTCATTGTCATTATACCATACAGGATTGCATAATGAAATGCACACAGAAAGTGTATAAATAGGGCAAAGATTTTAAATTacaatagaataaaaaataaaacagaactgaaggaagaaacaacaacaaaatacacttACGTTTACAAGTAAAGTAGGTAACTTGTTGCAATGAGGTTAGCTGTTAATAATAGCAACATTAATCCAAAGTAGATGATATTACACTGACTATATGGTCATGATATCTTCTTCTACAGAACCACATGTTTCTGTGAAGTCCTGTACTCATTGTAAAAGACATCCACTGCTGCATTAATCCACACTTTGCAGGTTGGTGTATTAGAGTCCACTCAATCATTTACAGTAATTGGTTTTGTTACCATGCACAttgagagaaaatatgtttaattaagTTGCTGCTTGGATCTCAAAGACTACATTTGGGGTGTTAACTGCATATGTATTTTACTATAAGTTAATTAATATACCTGTTTTCCCTTCCTTTTGATCTTGCAGCCATATGATGCtttagtttttttctgcttttgtgtgtCTATTTTGGGTTAAAGAGAAAGGATTCATTGCATGTTTACATACATAATTCTATTTAATTTGATGTATTAACTTTATGTGTATTTTACTATTAAATCTCTGGGATTTGTAATGTATCTCTGCATACAAGCATTTCAATCACAGGAACACTGAAGGACTGAGAGCTTCCCATGTTGTGGGAAACAACACTCGCTCCTCACTGCTGGGACTTTACTTCATATAAGTGCTGGAGCAGTTTCCTGTTGCTTGAATCAAATTCATTAAAACTTCAACTTGTAGCAGAGATGACAAACCAACAGCACCCCCAAGTGGCCATTTCACCACACTACAAGCAAAATAACTGACGAGCTGCTGTACACCTCATCAAACAATGCACGtccttcttttttaaaaatgaaactatatatatatatatatatacatacatacatatatatatatatatatatatatatatatatatatatatatattagctatttttaaagatttacaccTTCAAAGGGAACCAACGGGCTTAGGAGCAGACAGGGTGTAAGGTGTGAAGTATTACAAGAAGGACAAACACATTACTGGTTTGGGTCTTTTAATGGaatttgttgataataacaaaaaggtttatcatttaaacaaaaacttTCACAATATAGTTTGAAGTGATCAAACCGTTGACCCTAAAAAGGTAGAAGAAACCAGAATGACCTGATTAATgcagaaatgataaaaagaagGTAATAAAAAAGTATTACGGATGAACAAATGGGAGAAATTGTGAGGTGACATTAAACCTTCTCACTTCGTCTACATCATTTATCTTCCTGTCATCACTTTCACCTCCTacatattttactctttttctctcattttttttgacTTCTGATATTTTTGCTTCAAGCGCCTCAAAGCCTTTTTACTACacctgtcttttctttttgtcttcctgCCCTTCTTTACTTTGACTCCTTGTTCACTTCTCTTTGTCCATTTCATTCActcacttccttttcttttttttcttccttttgtgctcacttctcttcctctctcagttctcctcctcttcttccccgCTCAAAGCGTCGCGGAGACTCCTCCAGAACTCcggcctcctctcctcctccagaggCCACTCCAGGTAGGTGGTGGAGTTCATGAGCTTGCGCAGTTTGTAGAAGCGTTTGGGGATGTCGTCCTTGGCCAACGGCTCCAGCAGGATCAAGATGGCTGGGTCCCCGCCGGCGGTCCCGTCGAAAAGCCGGAAATGGGAGAAGTCCAGCTCGTAGCGGCACCAGTCTGAGCGGACGAAGTTCTCAGAGAGGATGAAGATGGTCCGCCGGCTTCTCTCCATGGC
Encoded proteins:
- the wdr55 gene encoding WD repeat-containing protein 55; amino-acid sequence: MAAPAEHVEPASIVADPPEMDKTDAPETSRDPDTDPDEDEDEDGGEPAGPKIRETPQDIQLEAIANTVALHPSRDMLVCGDVDGDVYAFSYSCTEGENRELWSSGHHMKSCRQVRFSADGLQLYSVSRDKAVHLLDVERGQLVTRIRGAHGAPINSLLLVDQNILATGDDGGTLKVWDMRKGTAVMDLKHHEDYISDIAVDQAKRILLTASGDGTMGVFNIKRRRFELLSEFQSGDLTSVALMKRGKKVVCGSSEGTIYIFNWNGFGATSDRFAVKAESVDCILPITDNIMCTASMDGYIRAINLLPNRVIGCIGQHVGEPIEELAKSWDSRFLASCGHDQLIKFWDISSLPNATVNEYRKRKKKDGRMKSLTKKAHGDNDFFAGLVDETEKKEEGGEEEEEEEEDDSDSDSGSD